Genomic window (Lampris incognitus isolate fLamInc1 chromosome 3, fLamInc1.hap2, whole genome shotgun sequence):
gtgcacattgccattgaaactgtagttaatggtcaatggttgccggcagccataccaacatgtaccctggctctgccaaaagACGAAAgataagcaggtatgggcttggctagtacttggatgggagacctcccaggaaaactgagttgctgccggaagtggtgttggtggaccagtagggggcagtcttccctctggtcctaataaaatcaacaaatatcaaatcccaatgccccagtgtagtgacagggacactgtgctgtagtagatgccgtccttcagatgagacgttaaaccgaggtcctgactcactgtggtcattaaagatcccacggcacttatcacaaaaagtagggggttccccggtgtcctggcagcattcccaacctggctctttccatctggccacctaatcatcccccatgtaactggctcaatgactccctctccacctcaagctgatgtgtggtaagcattctggcgcaaaatggctgccgtgcatcacccaggtcgtgctacacattggtggtggttgaggtgagttacccccttcaatgtgaagcgctttgggtgtctaggaaagcgctatataaatgcaatgattattattgttattgttattattatggcaatttgcatatgaaaccgatcgttgtcactgtaatgtcactgtattgtttataagggtggggacacctgcagtcatttgagactgaagagttcACTTAGGTGATGATGAAACACTGTACATGAAACATTGATGACACAAAgattgtatcatcagcataacaaaaTGGACCTTACAGTATTGTGAAACTGTACTATTTATTTATATTGTGAACAAGAGTGGATGAAGACTCTCTATTCTTCATCCACTCTTATGAAACACCATCACTGACCTCAAGAGCGCTTGATTTAACACCATCACCATTTTATAGGAGAGTTGATGTGATGCATTTTGAAGTGTAAAGCCTTTATACTTCTTACAAAATAAATTTAGCAAAATCAAAGTCGTGAGAACAAAGCCAGAGAAATGTTGCAGCATTTCTCACATGTGCTCTCTGGCTTGAGTAAACCAGCCTAAAACATAGTTTCCTCATATAATTTCAACTGGTTTTGAAAAGTACATATGTAGATACATTTGTAATTAACAACAAAGGTTGAAAGGATGACATAAAGCAAATTTGGGAATTGAGAGGGACGATTTTTGGATAATAGGTTTGCAtatgatggagggcaggaagtgattttctacataggaagcactatcacaaactttcaaaatgcctgtgtttggcatcattaactgagaaaccacaaggagtttttatcgagtaccaaaagttgttcatgagggggaaaatgcaagaaattgaccgaaaacactGGAAAAAATGGCTTGTGAACCGTCGTCTGCGGCCGGAAGGAGCGGCGTCAGATAACACGAGTGTGTGCAGGGAGCACTTCGTCAAAatatcactcttcataacataagatcatatccaacatatcttacttcctgtttacaccttcctCTCATAatatctaaactagcacagttcaggctaaactagctccacctcatccattctgcttttcacttcctgtccTTCATCTGACTCTCGCGCATCATCACAATCACCTGACTGTAAACAAGCTATTCATTTTTTTAGCCAATCTTTTACAGGGGATAATATCAAAAAGAGCTTTGTTGGGTTGGGTGGTAATCATTTTCTTCACAGAACTGGATAATATTGTGAAGAACAGTGCCATCCAACACTGGTAACTAACCAGACTGTTTTGTGGAAAGCAGCTGTTGAAGTTAGAAGTGTGCCAAACCAACATCCAAGTGTGTTggatgttggtttggatataggCTGATAGACTGAGTCTtctaactctttgtctctgttccTATATATACAGCCACACTGGGGGCTATCTTTGGAATGACAACATGTCTCAGTGCTCAGGCTCGTGATGCTCCAGATGACCCCTTGAACTACTTCATTGGAGGCTGTGCTTCAGGCGTGTTCCTTGGAGCCAAAAGTAAGTAGCAAGAAAGTGATTGAGTAAAACAGTAACGAAAGACTGACCAATCCTAAGCTCCACCATTTGTTCCTGAACACTATGCTTAACCCTTAGCTTCACAATGAAGACACAGTATGTTGTTAACAGATGTGCCTGGGGTGACCCCTGTAACAGTGACCCCTGGTATCCCAGTTGAGTGGATGACATTTAAGTCCTTTTCCAGCAGTGCAAAACGACTTGGTTGgatagatgacattgtgatcagaCAGGTAATTACGATCAAAGCCATGCATCATGAGGCTCGTAGGCTCTCGGCAGTTGAGTCAAGAATTATTTTATGCTTGAGATTGTTTTGCCAGAATTACCCTGGTAAAGGACAACCCTATGTCTGGGTAGGGACATGAAGATGGCAGCAGTGGTAAGACTGGGCAGACCTTTGGATTGATCAGTTGTGTTGCCATTGCCTCAGGCTTTACACTTACAATTCTTGCAGTCTCTGATTTTAAAGCACTGTGCTTGTGTAGGGATGAGGGGAAAAACAGAAGTAAAGTTTACTAACGGGCCTGTAGCAAAAGGACATGTtgtaaacatacaaacacacacaacaaatacggacagacagatagtgacacaaacatgcataccccttggggatgaataaagtattctgattctgaagtatTCTGATTCATACATTGTTAAAGGGTGCTTTGTGTCTTTCTATTTGTGTCCTTTTCACAGCCCACAGTGGTCTAACAGGTACATCAGCCTGTCTCACTCTGGGAACGGTGGCAATGTTCACTAAGATAGGcaagatggagggatggaggctaTATGGACCCCCCAAACTCTAAGGAAAATGAGGAGGACAGAAAGATGTGTACATGCTGTATGTTGAGTTTTACTGGAATAAAATCTTCTAAAATGACTGTATAGCTTGTGCTGTCTGTTCACTTCAGGTCATGAGAATTTCAGATCATCTTACACAGAAAAGTTAaaccagttcacctggacaccaaATTTAGTGGGAGGAATATGTCGTCGCTCACCTGTGACTTTGTGTCTCAgcttactgcaggtatccccaaccgtATAAATGGTACAGTTACATAACCACCAAatctggagattttttttttaatttctggaactttaaacacaaaaacacacacataaaccatCGCATATATATGACTGAATAAATTAAGTAAATGAACTCATTCTTTAGAATGAGGTAAACATTGGCAGAGGAGGTAATGATAGAAGGGTAATaacagtcacaagaaaaacataaaaatacGTCCAATATACAAGACATTTtggtttgtgtagcccaatatcacaaatatcaCAGTACCATCTCCAGTCGAAGGATCCTGTAAGGTTTGCTTGCATGTGGTAGCAGTAGCATGGCAACCTGGGCTGACCCTGCCAGCAGCAATGAAGAGCCAGCTCCTCTTCGCTAGCATTAGCAATGTTAGCAATAGCTCTAGAGCAGCAGCTTCTTAATGCTCTTTAGTAATGTTAGTGTTGTAAGTAGCCGCCATGATTATTTGCATTGTCTTCAGACACGAATACAGGATGTCATAGAGGGGAATGGCATGCATAAACAAGATTCTGGGTCTCAGTTACTTAAGCAGTTCCTTAGGGGCTGCTGGGGTGATAGTTTGATAACTGCATTGTATCTTAAAGAGCTGCTCAGCAATCCCTTTAAAATAGCACCCACCTTCTCAGAGTTGCTCCTTAAAATCCGAACTTATAAGAAAGAAAGTCAGTTAAATGAGGCAAGAAGAAAGCGACATGTGGGTGTCACATTAACAAAAGTTCATACCAGAACCCTTGTGTATTGATGAGCTTGACGTCACAAGCAGTAATGTCTCAAAGGTCCAAGTTGCTGCCAACAGAGAATAACTAGAAGAAAGAATCAAACAACTAGAAGCTGAGCTCAGGAGAAATACTTCTTCTCAAACTATGCAGCGACACATAAATGTAAAAGATGGGCAGAAACCCTCAAACGAATCTAAGAACACTAATATGACTTTACCAGCTCCTGCGTTGTCTACAGGACAATGCACAAAAGTCAGGAAGTTCTGTTACAATTGTGGGAAGGACTCTCACATGCTGCCACAATGCACTAACCAATCGAATGCTGTTTTGGTGCAAAGGAAATTGTGTGAGAGGTACAGCAGTAGACAGGGCCAACAAATTGCCCCACAGTCAAGCCTAACATGTAGGAGCTCCTGCTATGGAGCAAGCGGGAGCTCACAGCCAAATCAGTTCCACCCGCCCTGGTGGTATGTATGAGCTCCCACAATTGCAAGCCAAAATCACTCAAATCCCCGATGGTGTGGTTGGAGAACCCTGTGAGGATGAagcttggatggatggagttcATTGTCACTGTTTAATGGCTTCTGGGTCACAGGTCACTATTGTATCTCAGTCATTTTATTTCCAACATCTATCCCATAGACAGCTGTACACAACTGAGAAAGTACTTGACATTGAGGGAGCAGCGGGACAAGTTCCCTATTTagggatgtgtttctgtctttgtgttacaatgccgtgggctgggggaaaccatgtttcgtttcatttcatgtatgcaagtgcaatGAAATTAAACGACAAAgtttttctgattctgatcatcatcatcagccgcttctccggggtcgggtcgcggtggcagcaagctaagtagggcatttcagacgcccctctcccaagcaactccctccagctcctcctgggggatcccaaagcattCCCAGGTTCGTACTGAAGTGTCATTCTTTACTGTTACAGACTCTGCAAAGCTTACTAGGTAAAAAGTTCAGACAGTTGGAGCAAGGCCCTGGGAGGAGCCCAAGGAGGAGGGGGTCTGAAATTAGTGCGCAAAGGAGTGAGAGATTTGCCTGAGGAAGATCTGGTAGATCGaaacatccagccatccattatccaagcttctCATCCCattcggggtcacgggatgctggagcctatcccaacagtcattgggcggcaggtggagagacatcttggacagaccatcacagggctagatCGAAACATTGCTGAATAAAATAAGTATTGGGAGCATGTCAGTTTGCAGACTTCACTCCTTTGTTGTTTTGtaatttttgtcttgcacctaaATATTTTTTCTGGATGTGTGCACACTTGGTTCCTCGCCTGGAGTGAGAGACGGGAGCATACAAATGAACAGAAAGGAGCAGCTGGCTCTTGGGTCGAAGAATTTCAAAagatggagaaaaggagagggTCATTATGCATGTGGTGTTCCCAacgcagaatattaaccagtgtgggttggttggttttgaatgtgcacagaccaatgggattggtgctgaatgaggtggaggtcagctattggttgttcctgaagagtatataaggcagaatcgccaccagagcgtcctcttggtactccgctctactcgggatagctaggttgttacagcgtaagaataaatatactacgttactgtcataggtctgccgtgtgcactttccagttatctacttaaacagttttagaacagtattagtgtttcatacacggcagtttggcgacgaggatgggatgtttaagttggaagtcacagagttagcatgtcaagcagctccagcgaggcagaagtcaacgacgaacaaccagagagaGACGTAAGGTGAGTGAAAAGACCGTCGAACataagatggcattcggtaagccagaagatttccacttcgaggaaagtgaggaaagttttgatagttatcgccagcggttagagcagtacttcgcagcaaatggattggacactcgagatgagaaaaccaaagcggtatttcttacggtggtaggaaaaagggcacatagcttgctgatggatttgtgtgcaccagataagccatcgggtaaaacatatgaagtactggtgggaatgctagaaaagcactacatcccgaaaaccaactttattgccgagagatgcaagtttcacggaagaaaccaaaacgaaacaataagtgagtacattgcacgTTTGAGAAAGtgagcagccacatgcaaatttggaacatttttagatgcaGCACTgcaggtttgtctgtggagttaagagcagtgagctaagagatcggttactcaatgcggctcacacaaaagacttaacgttacagctcgcagttgaaatggcgctttcttttgaggtaacaaaaggcaacagtgtgcaacagtttgcacagaaaggctataaagctaatgtggtagaaaagaaggctaacctaaagcatagagaggctacggtaaagtctacagctaatggaaagccctgctatcgctgcaatggaaaaggccacagaccggatgaatgcaggttcaaggacgcagagtgtcaccagtgcaagaaaaagggacacatcgcaaaagcatgccgttcacctaaagaaagaagctatggcaaggcatcgaaagggaccaggcatttggaaagttgccacgctctcaagcacgggacatgtacaaattccagcgctatcaagcagcagggaagacttggttgcaacgctccccagcacgtggaccagagcaacgctcagtCTTcaggcagatggagatcctatccagcctcagctctgcagtgccagagacgactgctgtgtgccgacaaggtgcatggtggatgctgtacagaacattgacactggtcagacattggacagtggaggggccgaactttttgcaatgcacacgggtaaaggtgacattgtgaaaccctactatgtgtatgtcagtgtaaatggtacaagggtgaaaatggaggtagacactggcgcagccgtgtcagtgatatctgaaactacTGAAAACccacagtgaggaatcattgccgttgataggaaaattcgcagcaaaggtgaaatgcaaggaacgctcagaaaagctagaatagtttgtgtgcctaaaaaggatgatagtgtgagaatatgtggagactacaaggtcaccatcaatccatggttgaatgtggaacagtatccactacccaaaacccaagatttatttgctaaactagcaggaggtcagcagtttaccaaattagacttgtcgcaggcttatcagcaagttctgttagagggcaattcaagacattacctaactatcaacacacacagagggttgtatcactacaataggttaccctacggtgttgctagcgcccctgctatttttcaaaagattatggatcaggttcttcagggcatggatggggtcatctgttatttagatgacatcttaattactggaaaagatacagaaaggcacatgactaacttggaagaggtgcttagtagacttgaaacttacaatctcagggttaaaagagagaagtgtgcattcatgcagaacagtgtttcatacttagggcatgtcattgatgccaggggcatacatccaatgaaggaaaagacagatgctattcagagggctccagttccgaaaaatgtaactgaactcaggtcattcttagctgttaaactactatgggaagtttatgcctaatctatctactctgattcatccaatgacagcattgctgcataaagatgcaacctgggaatggtcagagaaatgtcaaagtgcatttgatagtgcaaagaagtctcttcagtcagataaattgttagtacattttaatgcagagttacatatcatactagtaCGTGATGCttcttatggagttggtgctgtaatcagccacaaaattaaagatggaagtgagagacctatcgcatttgcatccagaatgttaactaaaacagaacagaattactctcaactggaaaaagaggcactgggtcttgtttttggagttatgaaattccatgagtgtctttatggaaggaaattcttgttattgacagaccacaagccactgttgaaaattctggggcctaaaacaggtgtgccggctgccgctagattacaaaggtgggctctaattttggcagcgtatacatacaaaatccagtacaagaagtcagagcagcatagcaatgctgatgctgcttacctgtgaagcctgatgtagatgtggtgtcaaacccaatttacagagtgtcttacctggaagacttacctcttactgctagagaaatagccaaagaaacagacccGAGATCCTGTGTTaggagtggttaaacagttggtgttaactggatggcctaaacatgtacaggatgagtcactgaagccttattttcagtgaaaattagagcttagcattgaggatgattgtttattatggggttaccgtgtggtagtgcctgataaactaagagacaggctattgtcggaattacatgagcatcactggggaatagttaaaatgaagtccctcgccagaagtttattctggtggcctacattagatgacagtattgaacgtgaagtgaatcagtgtactatttgtcagcagcagcgtagtatgcctgctaccgcaccgatacatacatggaaatggtcttcgagtccatgggaaagagtacatcttgattttgctgaggaccacaagcagatgtttttagtagtgatggatgcctatgctagatggccagatagttcccatgaccactactacttcatctaagacaattgaagcaatgagaaatttatttgcagcttatgggttgcctaaagaggttgtaactgataacggacctcagttcttatcgcaagagtttgagtcatttttgactaaaaatggagtaaaacacatcaattcacctgcataccatcctgcaagtaatggtttaactgaaagattggtccaaaatcttaagaaatcccttgcaaagaatagagccattggtggtatgacgcttgagcactgtgtagcaaattttctgattgggtacagaaacacaccccatactaagacaggaaagaccccagctgagctatttctgagaagacaggtgcgaaccaggttgtgtcttatcaaaccacagttctctcagagaatgcagaccgagtctgaaccaaatcttccccgtgttaggtcttttaaggttggtcaacacgtgttggtaaaaaattacaggggaggggagaaatggttcaatggagttataagtgaagtgttgggtcctgtcacatacagtgttgaagtaaatggaaattgtgtgaaaagacatgtgaaccagatgttgggtgtcaagggaaatccagatcagactcaaatggactcttgtgatagagcttcttgggagatttatgatttcaatgcagacactgatgtgtcagaacatcctgaaccacaggttgtggaagaacgacctgtagaaccaccaccgccagttgtggaaaggaacactcgtcctgtgagagacagacgtcctcctgatagactgaacttgtgactgacatgcagattggttatgaaaaaaaaaaagaaaagaaatctgtacatggttatgagcttaagagcaaaaaggatatgttagaatcctagaaaaaaaaagaagaagtttgaatttacaggggaggagctgtggtgttcccaacacagaatatcaaccagtgtgggttggttggttttgaatgtgcacagaccaatggaattggtgctgaatgaggtggaggtcagctattggttgttcctgaagagtatataaggcagaatcgccaccagggcgtcctcttggtactccgctctactcgggatagctaggttgttacagcgtaagaataaatatactacgttactgtcataagtctgccgtgtgcactttccagttatctacttaaacagttttagaacagtattagtgtttcatacacaacaatgcatgctcagtaatccaggtaagacaaagaaggttgaatcagttcgtctggacaccacGTGTATAATGGTGGTACACTTTCAGGGTCAGTGGCGCTTCCTAAGCAGGTATGAGTGGAGGAAAGCGGAAGACCCATAGGGGTGGGCAGGGTAGCCACTACAGTTTTGCCATCAAGCCATGAACAGTCTGTCTTTTCTGGGGGGAATGACATCCTGTAGGGAATGCCAGAACTTGTTGGCACATTGTCagtgagaaaaggaaaaaaaaagttttttaatcTACTGATCCAGGAACTGTCAGGTAAAGAGAAGGTGACACTAAATACCTGCGTGTGAAATAGTAAAACTGTAGTGGGGT
Coding sequences:
- the ndufa11 gene encoding NADH dehydrogenase [ubiquinone] 1 alpha subcomplex subunit 11 → MGYWDLQEGKDCVEKTWITTKIGTAIGLVGSAYHIVAFQPDSALAALQRATSGTVTMATLGAIFGMTTCLSAQARDAPDDPLNYFIGGCASGVFLGAKTHSGLTGTSACLTLGTVAMFTKIGKMEGWRLYGPPKL